From Candidatus Aminicenantes bacterium, one genomic window encodes:
- a CDS encoding fumarate hydrolyase — MIKLKTPIAEEQIRDLKLGDSVLLSGTIVTARDQGHKLMVEEKPDFLRPLLKESVIYHCGPVVKQEADGTWRFVSAGPTTSIREEPYQADVVCEYGVRGVIGKGGMGDRTAEGLHRCGAVYFHAVGGAGTLIANAVVNVLDVHYLEEFGTPEAFWVIEVRDFPLVVTMDAAGNSLHKRIREESTDVARTLMGLG; from the coding sequence ATGATTAAGTTAAAGACGCCCATTGCCGAAGAACAGATCCGCGACCTCAAACTGGGCGACTCGGTGCTACTTTCCGGCACGATCGTCACCGCCCGTGACCAGGGTCACAAACTCATGGTGGAAGAGAAACCCGATTTCCTGCGCCCCCTGCTGAAGGAATCGGTCATTTACCACTGCGGACCCGTGGTAAAACAAGAAGCAGACGGCACCTGGCGCTTTGTCAGCGCCGGGCCTACCACCTCCATCCGCGAAGAGCCCTATCAGGCCGATGTCGTGTGCGAATACGGCGTTCGCGGCGTGATCGGCAAGGGCGGAATGGGCGACCGCACCGCGGAGGGACTGCACCGTTGCGGTGCGGTTTACTTTCATGCCGTGGGTGGCGCCGGCACCCTGATCGCCAATGCTGTGGTGAACGTACTGGATGTGCACTACCTGGAAGAATTCGGCACCCCGGAAGCCTTCTGGGTAATAGAGGTAAGGGATTTTCCCCTGGTGGTGACCATGGATGCCGCCGGCAACAGCCTGCACAAACGCATCCGTGAAGAGTCCACTGACGTGGCCCGCACCTTGATGGGACTGGGATAG